AAGTCGATGTATGGGTGTTGGTCGGGGTCACTGTACGCGTCGGCAACAGGGTCGGTGTCGGATCGAGACTGGGGAAGAAGCCATAAGCTGCCTCGCCCGACGGGGTAAATATCCAACTGCGCCATGTACTGAGCAGTGCGGCGAAGTCCTGTCCTGTTTCTGCCGGCCAGACCACGCTGAGGGATTCACCCAAGTCTACCCGTTTCGCAACATCGAGCAGCGGGCGAACACCCAGCCGAGCGCCCATATAGATCACGACTCCGGTACTCTGAGCACGCCAACGGACCAGTTCTGTGTCGTTGGCTGGGATCACGTCGAGCGCAGGAAGCAGCAGATTGCTCCTTGAAGCCGCTCGGACGGATTCGAGATCGTTGGTGCTATATAAGCCGCCAAGATACCCGAGCAACCCGATTTTGAACCATTCGGGAGCGGCATTCCCTGCATATAGTCCGGGGAAGATCTGTGGAAGGATGGCCCGTGTCAGCACCAGCTGTACTGATTCTCCCGGACCTGTATCGAGCACCTCCCAGCCCTGCTGAGCGTAAATGGCAGAAGCCGCATCGGAATCACAGGGGACTTCAAAACCTGTGAGAGAACCAACCAGTACCCGGCTCGGCCTGCACGGGTTCCACGTTGAGCCGGAAGGGAACACTGCCGCACTTATCGGGTCGATCTCACGGCCTACATAGTCCACGAATTTCGCCAGCGAGGCGATCTGGGACTTTGCAACGGTTACGGCGCTGCGGGATTCAGGAACGGCAAAGCGAACGGATGCCACAGGAGACTGGTCGACAATCCAGGTAAAACGCGGGTCTGCAAATGCCAGCTCCAGTTCGGCGGTTTCTGCGGCACGGCCACGGGGCAGCACTTCCCAGGTAAAGAGTATGGGCTCGAACAACGAAGGCAAGGGGAAAGGTACAGGCCACAACGTATACAGCGTAGCTACTCCGTACTCGTCTATCGCTACTTCTGCTAAGTTGGCGGTGAAAACCTCGCCAGTCCAGTTCTCCTGTTCGGCGAGCAGGCTGACAGACTGAAGGCCCGTTTCAGGGACAACAAACGAAACACGAAATGCAACCCCCGCCGGAAACAGGATATCTGCCGCAACGTCGATATTCAGGGGTTGGTTTGTGATATCCGGGGCAACTGTCTCAGTTGGCGTTAAAGTCCCCGTGAGTGTTGGGGATGGAGTAAAAGTAACGGTTGTCGTTGCAGTCGCTGATGATGTGGCAGTCGGAGGCGCAGTTGGCGGGACGAGGACGTTGGGCAGCGGAGTTGCCTGCGCCGAGACTAACCCGTGCATCGACAGCAGCACCGCAGCCACAAGCAGGATTCGGCGCATTATGGTGTCCCTCCAAGTACGATCAGCAGCACAAAAGGAGCTATGTTATAAACGAAATGAGCGAAGATCGCGGCGGTCGTGCTGATGCGCCAGCGAATCTGCCCAAAAGCAAACCCAATCACGAAGATGAATATGATCGTGGGGGTAAGCAGATACTGACTATGCAGCAGTGCGAAAAACGCGCTGGTGAGCCAAATTCCAAACACAGGCTGAAGCGCACCCCGCATGAAAACTTCTTCCCCCACAGCCGCCCCGCCCGCGACAAGAATGATCAGCGGGATGGTCTCCATTTGATTGGAAAGCTGCTGAGCGGCGCGGGTTTGTTCGGCAAACGTCTGAGGATCAACAAGCTGCGCCCAAATCAGCGTATAAACGATGGAAAGCAGATAAAGAGAGATTCCCAGAATTGCTCCGGAAAGAACATCCTGCCGGATCGGTAAACGGAGACCCAGACGCTGAAGCGTGTCGGGCATCGTTCGCCGGATAGCATAACCAACGCCCAGAAACGCGGCCGCGACAAACAGGACTGTCTCAAACACACTGCTGAAGGAAACCGTATTGGACTCCTCAAGCGCCTGTGCGACCCCGTCCAGACCGCCGCTCAATACGAACTGGAACAGGTTCAGACATAGCACCACCAGAACCAGCAGCACTGCGGTCAGATGAACAGTCGACTCTGGATTGTATCCCTTTACGCGCTGAGCAAGCCATGTACGCACTTCTTCGGCGCGGATCAGATTGGCCGTGAATGTCGCACAGGCGATGGCAAGAATTGACACCAGTCCGACCTGAAGCGGGTCAATCATCTGACGCAATTCTTCGTTCCCAGACTGCAGGCTGATCGTTATCGCCTGCATGCCAAAGGGGCCAATCAGAAAGAGGAAGGCAGAGAGCGAGTATAAAAACAGGCGAACCGTGCCAGCGGGCCACACGCCCAAATCCACATGGTTAGCGGCATACATGATAAAGAGGAAGTAGAACAGAATACCAAGGATGATGAACCAATCGTCCACAAGCCGCTCGCTTCAGGTGGTGTGCATCTGGGTATTGTACCCCTAGATTCGATGGGTTTCGCAGAGAAATCACCCCAATACGCACCGTATAGGATTGACCATCCCCAGGGCTTATGCTACACTGTCGCGCACTTGGCCGAAGTACCCAATGGAGGGATGGCCGAGTGGTTTAAGGCATTGGTCTTGAAAACCAACGTAGCGCACCGCGTTACCGTGGGTTCGAATCCCACTCCCTCCGCCTTTACAGTGTTTTAGCATGACCACGGGGGGGTGCCAGAGTGGTCGAATGGGGCCGCCTGCTAAGCGGTTATCCGCCTTTAAAGTGGATCGCAGGTTCGAATCCTGTCCCTCCCGCAGCTTAGGACGGTAAGCGAACATTCCGTTCTGACGAAACCAGCAGCAGATTTGCTGCTGGTTTTTGTTTTGCTATAACCCTGTATTCCCTCTGCGTCGCCGCTGTCTCGTATCCAATTGCGAATGTCTTGAAGATATGAGAACGGCGCACGCAGTTCCAGATTGATCATTCCCTCACAGTCAATCACGACCCGTGAGACGATGTGATGCAGCAATTCCTTCTGATCACTCCGTTCCAGTGAATTATACACGATTCCGACCTGTGCAATCATTTGCAGCGCGGTATCGAGATTTGCAAGGTGCGTTTTGTGTTGATACTGCAATGACTCAAGGGTTGATCGAATCACATTGCGTCGATCTTGCCACTCACGCCACAGGCTATCCCAAATAGCTTCCGTGATTTTTCCAGCTGCATAAAGACGTGCCATCCGCCCTTCCTCTTCATCAA
Above is a window of Candidatus Flexicrinis proximus DNA encoding:
- a CDS encoding CPBP family intramembrane metalloprotease — translated: MDDWFIILGILFYFLFIMYAANHVDLGVWPAGTVRLFLYSLSAFLFLIGPFGMQAITISLQSGNEELRQMIDPLQVGLVSILAIACATFTANLIRAEEVRTWLAQRVKGYNPESTVHLTAVLLVLVVLCLNLFQFVLSGGLDGVAQALEESNTVSFSSVFETVLFVAAAFLGVGYAIRRTMPDTLQRLGLRLPIRQDVLSGAILGISLYLLSIVYTLIWAQLVDPQTFAEQTRAAQQLSNQMETIPLIILVAGGAAVGEEVFMRGALQPVFGIWLTSAFFALLHSQYLLTPTIIFIFVIGFAFGQIRWRISTTAAIFAHFVYNIAPFVLLIVLGGTP